In Paenibacillus sonchi, a single genomic region encodes these proteins:
- a CDS encoding PH domain-containing protein produces the protein MPYCTSCGAEYKQGAKFCGECGASTTGGAAAPERREASGAAPGSGSGPETKLWQGKPAGISDRIKGIVRLNTTTYTITSQRIMVKTGLIGKDVEEIELLRVNDFSVAQSIPQRILGIGTLTVFSDDASSPQLLFHRIRQPQTVKDVLRQAVRNEKIANNISYREQI, from the coding sequence ATGCCTTACTGCACAAGCTGTGGCGCAGAATACAAGCAAGGGGCCAAATTTTGCGGAGAATGCGGCGCAAGCACTACCGGAGGCGCAGCTGCACCTGAACGCCGGGAGGCATCCGGAGCAGCACCAGGTTCCGGCTCCGGACCTGAAACAAAGTTGTGGCAGGGCAAGCCGGCCGGCATCTCCGACCGCATCAAAGGCATCGTGCGCCTGAATACAACCACATACACCATCACCAGCCAGCGCATTATGGTCAAAACCGGGCTGATCGGGAAGGACGTGGAAGAAATCGAGCTGCTGCGGGTCAATGATTTTTCTGTGGCCCAGTCCATACCCCAGCGAATACTGGGTATCGGAACACTTACAGTATTCTCGGATGATGCTTCATCGCCACAGCTGCTTTTCCACCGGATCCGCCAGCCCCAAACGGTGAAGGATGTGCTGCGCCAAGCCGTACGCAATGAGAAAATCGCCAACAATATCAGCTACCGGGAACAAATCTGA